The Pseudomonas benzenivorans region ACACCCGGCCGCCCTTGCGCACGGCCAGCAGCTTCTGCTCGGTAATCACAAAGCCCCGGCTGTGGCCTTCGGCCAGCTCGTCGGGGGCACATAAACGCATCATCGGTCTCTCCATGGCAGGCGGGCATTATCCCCCTCTGTCGGGCGCTGCCAAGGGGAACCGGCCGTTGACCGGGCTGGCGGCCCGGGTCGCGGCCTTTTATCCTGCCAGCCAACCCAGCCGCGCGAAGCCAGCCTACCCCATGCATCCCGTCATCCAGCCGCGCTCACTGTTCACCGCCCTGGGCCTGTTGCTGACGATGGCCCTGTGGCTGTCGCTGGCCTTGGGGCCGGTCAGCCTGCCGCTGGCGGACACCCTGCAGGCGGCGCTGCGCCTGCTCGGCCTGCCGTTGGGCGGCGCCGAACTGGGGCAGGCCGAGCTGATCCTCGGGCAGATCCGCCTGCCGCGCACCTTGCTGGGCCTGACGGTCGGCGCGGTGCTGGCGCTGTGCGGCGTGGCGATGCAGGGGCTGTTCCGCAATCCGCTGGCCGACCCGGGGCTGGTCGGGGTCTCCAGCGGCGCGGCGCTGGGGGCGGCCCTGGCCATAGTCGGTGGCGCTGCCCTGGGCGGTCTGCCCGCGGCCCTGGCGCCTTATCTGCTGTCGCTGTGCGCCTTCGCCGGCGGCCTGGGAGTGACGGCGCTGGTCTACCGCCTCGGCCGGCGCGACGGCCAGACCAGCGTGGCGACCATGCTCCTGGCCGGCATCGCGCTGACCGCCCTGGCCGGTGCGGCGATCGGCCTGTTCACCTACCTGGCCGACGACACCACCCTGCGCAGCCTGACCTTCTGGAACCTGGGCAGCCTCAACGGCGCCAGCTACGCGCGGCTGTGGCCCTTGCTGCTGGTGACCTGCGGCGTGGCGCTGTGGCTGCCGCGGCGGGCCAGGGCGCTCAATGCCCTGCTGCTAGGCGAGTCGGAGGCGCGCCACCTGGGCTTCGCCGTGGAGCGGATCAAGCGCGAGCTGGTGCTGTGCACCGCCCTGGGCGTCGGCGCGGCGGTGGCGGCCGCCGGCATGATCGGCTTCATCGGCCTGGTGGTGCCCCACCTGATGCGCCTGCTGGTCGGGCCGGATCACCGCCTGCTGCTACCGGCGTCGGCCCTGGCCGGTGCCAGCCTGTTGTTGTTCGCCGACCTGGCCGCGCGCCTGGCCCTGGCCCCGGCGGAGTTGCCGATCGGCATCGTCACCGCGCTGATC contains the following coding sequences:
- a CDS encoding FecCD family ABC transporter permease; translated protein: MALWLSLALGPVSLPLADTLQAALRLLGLPLGGAELGQAELILGQIRLPRTLLGLTVGAVLALCGVAMQGLFRNPLADPGLVGVSSGAALGAALAIVGGAALGGLPAALAPYLLSLCAFAGGLGVTALVYRLGRRDGQTSVATMLLAGIALTALAGAAIGLFTYLADDTTLRSLTFWNLGSLNGASYARLWPLLLVTCGVALWLPRRARALNALLLGESEARHLGFAVERIKRELVLCTALGVGAAVAAAGMIGFIGLVVPHLMRLLVGPDHRLLLPASALAGASLLLFADLAARLALAPAELPIGIVTALIGAPFFLYLLLRGRP